A region of Pseudorca crassidens isolate mPseCra1 chromosome 8, mPseCra1.hap1, whole genome shotgun sequence DNA encodes the following proteins:
- the MTURN gene encoding maturin, translating to MDFQQLADVAEKWCSNTPFELIATEETERRMDFYADPGVSFYVLCPDNGCGDNFHVWSESEDCLPFLQLAQDYISSCGKKTLHEVLEKVFKSFRPLLGLPDADDDAFEEYSADVEEEEPEADHPQMGVSQQ from the exons ATGGATTTCCAGCAGCTGGCTGACGTTGCGGAGAAATGGTGTTCCAACACGCCCTTCGAGCTCATCGCCACCGAGGAGACCGAGCGCAGGATGGATTTCTACGCCGACCCCGGCGTCTCCTTCTACGTGCTGTGTCCGGACAACGGCTGCGGGGACAATTTT CACGTGTGGAGTGAGAGCGAGGACTGCCTGCCTTTTTTGCAGCTAGCACAGGATTATATCTCCTCCTGCGGCAAGAAGACGCTCCATGAAGTCTTGGAAAAAGTCTTCAAGTCTTTCAGACCT TTACTGGGGCTTCCGGATGCAGATGACGACGCATTTGAAGAGTACAGTGCGGACGTGGAAGAGGAGGAGCCAGAGGCGGACCACCCCCAAATGGGGGTCAGTCAGCAGTAG